The following are encoded in a window of Arthrobacter sp. OAP107 genomic DNA:
- the zwf gene encoding glucose-6-phosphate dehydrogenase — MPDTLNGKRTASRSGNPLRDPRDRRLNRIAGPSSLVLFGVTGDLARKKLMPAVYDLANRGLLPPSFALVGFGRRDWDNEDFASEVKDAVKSYARTPFDEAVWNQLSEGIRFVQGAFDDDAAFERLGETIKELDENRGTRGNHAFYLSIPPKAFEQVCRQLSKHGLAQAEGEKWRRVVIEKPFGHDLESARQLNDIVESVFPQDAVFRIDHYLGKETVQNILALRFANQLFEPLWNANYVDHVQITMAEDIGTGGRAGYYDGVGAARDVIQNHLLQLLALTAMEEPISFNADDLRAEKEKVLAAVRLPEDLSTHSARGQFAGGWQGGEQVQGYLEEEGIPADSTTETYAAIRVDINTRRWSGVPFYLRAGKRLGRRVTEIAVVFKRAPNLLFRDHSDDDFGQNAVVIRVQPDEGATIRFGSKVPGTQMEVRDVTMDFGYGHSFTESSPEAYERLILDVLLGEPPLFPRHEEVELSWKILDPFEEYWAGLGEQPEPYAPGSWGPASADELLARDGRTWRRP; from the coding sequence CCCGTAAGAAGCTCATGCCCGCCGTGTATGACCTCGCCAACCGTGGCCTGCTGCCGCCGAGCTTCGCGCTGGTCGGTTTCGGCCGGCGGGACTGGGACAACGAGGACTTCGCCTCCGAGGTCAAGGACGCCGTGAAGTCCTACGCCCGGACCCCGTTCGATGAGGCGGTCTGGAACCAGCTCTCCGAGGGCATCCGGTTCGTGCAGGGCGCGTTCGACGACGATGCCGCGTTTGAGCGGCTCGGCGAGACGATCAAGGAACTCGACGAGAACCGCGGCACCCGCGGGAACCACGCGTTCTACCTGTCGATCCCGCCGAAGGCGTTTGAGCAGGTCTGCCGGCAGCTGTCCAAGCATGGCCTGGCGCAGGCCGAGGGCGAGAAGTGGCGCCGGGTGGTGATCGAGAAGCCGTTCGGCCACGACCTCGAATCCGCACGGCAACTCAATGACATTGTCGAGTCGGTGTTCCCGCAGGACGCGGTGTTCCGGATCGACCACTACCTGGGCAAGGAGACGGTCCAGAACATCCTGGCGCTGCGCTTCGCGAACCAGCTGTTCGAGCCGCTCTGGAACGCGAACTACGTGGACCACGTGCAGATCACCATGGCCGAGGACATCGGCACCGGCGGCCGGGCAGGGTATTACGACGGCGTGGGCGCGGCCCGGGACGTGATCCAGAACCACCTGCTGCAGCTGCTGGCCCTGACAGCGATGGAGGAACCCATCTCCTTCAACGCCGATGACCTGCGCGCGGAGAAGGAAAAGGTCCTGGCCGCGGTCAGGCTCCCCGAAGACCTGTCCACGCATTCGGCCCGCGGGCAGTTCGCCGGCGGCTGGCAGGGCGGGGAGCAGGTTCAGGGGTACCTGGAGGAAGAGGGCATCCCGGCGGACTCGACCACCGAAACGTATGCCGCGATCCGGGTGGATATCAATACCCGCCGCTGGTCCGGGGTGCCGTTCTACCTGCGGGCCGGCAAGCGGCTCGGACGCCGCGTGACGGAGATCGCGGTGGTGTTCAAGCGGGCACCGAACCTGCTCTTCCGGGACCACAGCGACGACGATTTCGGGCAGAACGCGGTAGTGATCCGGGTCCAGCCCGACGAGGGCGCCACGATCCGGTTCGGGTCCAAGGTCCCCGGCACGCAGATGGAAGTCCGGGACGTGACCATGGACTTTGGCTACGGGCACTCGTTCACCGAGTCCAGCCCCGAAGCCTACGAGCGGCTGATCCTGGACGTGCTCCTGGGCGAGCCGCCGCTGTTCCCGCGGCACGAGGAAGTGGAGCTGTCCTGGAAGATCCTGGACCCCTTCGAAGAGTACTGGGCCGGCCTGGGCGAACAGCCCGAGCCGTACGCGCCCGGAAGCTGGGGCCCGGCCTCGGCTGACGAGCTGCTCGCCCGCGACGGACGCACCTGGAGAAGGCCATGA
- the pgl gene encoding 6-phosphogluconolactonase: protein MSAEPRVSIHPDSSVLMAAIAARLITKLVDVQDRFGEATVVLTGGTVGIGTLKAVADSPAAPAVDWAKVNFWWGDERFVGAQDPDRNAVQAQEALLKHINVDPARVHVPGSTDDFGSPEEAAEDYARRLSEAAAAEHAADASDDRPEEPGRLPRFDVVLLGVGPDAHVASLFPEQGGIREKQLTVVGVRNSPKPPPERISLTLPAINTSAEVWMVVAGEDKAGAVGLALAGANPVQVPASGPAGRSRTLWLIDENAASRVPEQLVRKAPAGS from the coding sequence GTGAGCGCTGAGCCCAGAGTAAGCATCCATCCTGACTCTTCCGTACTCATGGCAGCCATTGCGGCCCGCCTGATCACCAAGCTCGTGGACGTGCAGGACCGATTCGGTGAAGCGACGGTGGTGCTAACCGGAGGCACGGTGGGCATCGGAACGCTGAAGGCCGTGGCCGATTCGCCGGCCGCGCCCGCGGTGGACTGGGCAAAGGTGAACTTTTGGTGGGGCGACGAGCGTTTCGTGGGCGCCCAGGACCCGGACCGCAATGCGGTCCAGGCCCAGGAAGCGCTCCTGAAGCACATCAATGTTGATCCCGCGCGCGTCCACGTGCCCGGGTCGACGGATGACTTCGGCTCACCGGAGGAGGCTGCAGAGGACTACGCACGCCGCCTCAGCGAGGCGGCAGCGGCCGAGCACGCCGCGGACGCTTCGGACGACCGCCCCGAGGAGCCGGGCCGGCTACCCCGGTTCGACGTCGTGCTGCTGGGCGTGGGTCCCGACGCGCACGTGGCGTCCCTGTTCCCGGAGCAGGGCGGCATCCGCGAGAAGCAGCTGACGGTGGTGGGGGTCCGCAACTCCCCCAAGCCGCCGCCCGAGCGCATCTCCCTGACCCTGCCGGCGATCAACACCTCCGCTGAGGTGTGGATGGTGGTGGCAGGCGAGGACAAGGCCGGTGCCGTGGGCCTGGCCCTCGCCGGGGCCAATCCCGTGCAGGTGCCGGCGTCCGGTCCCGCGGGCCGGTCCCGGACGCTGTGGCTGATCGACGAAAACGCGGCCTCGCGCGTTCCTGAACAGCTAGTCAGGAAGGCGCCGGCCGGCTCTTAG
- a CDS encoding phosphoglycerate kinase: MTSHTLNELIAEGVRGRYILVRSDLNVPLDGSTVTDDGRIRASLPVLGKLTDAGARVLVTAHLGRPKGAPEDKYSLKPAVARLAELASFPVSLAEDTVGPSAKEKAAALQDGQVLVLENVRFDARETSKDGAERGAFADELVGLTGDNGAFVNDAFGAVHRKHASVYDVATRLPSYLGDLVGTEVEVLRKLTADTQRPYVVVLGGSKVSDKLAVIDNLLGKADTILVGGGMLFTFLAAEGHKVAGSLLEEDQIPVVQDYLKRAADAGTEFVIPTDVVVAAKFAADADHETVSADAIEGSSFGAQGIGLDIGPESARAFAEQIKGAKTVFWNGPMGVFEFEAFSAGTRAIAQALTETDAFTVVGGGDSAAAVRTLGFADDQFGHISTGGGASLEYLEGKELPGLSVLDR, from the coding sequence ATGACATCTCACACCCTCAACGAACTGATCGCTGAAGGTGTCCGCGGGCGGTACATTCTGGTTCGAAGTGACCTGAATGTGCCGCTCGACGGCTCTACAGTGACTGACGACGGCCGCATCCGGGCCTCACTGCCAGTACTGGGAAAGCTCACGGACGCCGGTGCCCGCGTGCTGGTAACAGCCCACCTCGGCCGCCCCAAGGGCGCCCCCGAAGACAAGTACTCGCTCAAGCCGGCGGTGGCCCGCCTGGCCGAGCTGGCTTCCTTCCCTGTCTCCCTCGCGGAGGACACGGTAGGACCCTCGGCCAAGGAGAAGGCGGCTGCGCTGCAGGACGGCCAGGTCCTGGTCCTCGAGAACGTGCGGTTCGACGCGCGCGAGACCAGCAAGGACGGGGCCGAGCGCGGCGCGTTCGCTGACGAACTGGTAGGACTCACCGGTGACAACGGCGCCTTCGTGAACGACGCCTTCGGCGCCGTGCACCGCAAGCACGCCAGCGTTTACGACGTCGCCACCCGGCTCCCGTCGTACCTCGGCGACCTTGTGGGCACCGAGGTGGAAGTCCTCCGCAAGCTGACCGCAGACACCCAGCGTCCCTACGTTGTGGTCCTCGGCGGTTCGAAGGTTTCTGACAAGCTCGCGGTCATCGACAACCTGCTCGGCAAGGCTGACACCATCCTGGTGGGCGGCGGCATGCTGTTCACGTTCCTGGCAGCCGAGGGTCACAAGGTGGCCGGAAGCCTGCTGGAAGAGGACCAGATCCCGGTCGTCCAGGACTACCTCAAGCGCGCAGCCGACGCCGGCACGGAGTTCGTTATCCCAACGGACGTCGTGGTGGCAGCCAAGTTCGCCGCCGACGCCGACCACGAGACGGTCAGCGCCGACGCCATCGAAGGCAGCAGCTTCGGGGCGCAGGGCATCGGCCTGGACATCGGACCCGAGTCCGCCCGGGCGTTTGCCGAGCAGATCAAGGGCGCCAAGACCGTGTTCTGGAACGGCCCCATGGGCGTCTTCGAGTTCGAGGCATTTTCCGCAGGCACCCGGGCCATCGCCCAGGCGCTGACGGAGACCGACGCGTTCACCGTCGTCGGCGGCGGCGACTCCGCCGCTGCCGTCCGCACGCTCGGCTTCGCCGATGACCAGTTCGGACACATTTCCACCGGCGGCGGCGCCAGCCTGGAATACCTTGAAGGCAAGGAACTTCCCGGCCTGAGCGTTCTGGACCGCTAA
- the tpiA gene encoding triose-phosphate isomerase: MTTSTNGTFDRTPLIAGNWKMNMDHVQGITLLQKLAWTLSDAKHDYSRVEAAVFPPFTDLRGVQTLVQGDELDIVYGGQDLSQFDSGAYTGDISGQFLNKLGCKYVLVGHSERRTIHAESDKVLNAKVKAAYRHNLIPVLCVGEGLEIRQAGTHVQHTLDQLRADVEGLTPEQAAELVVAYEPVWAIGTGEVAGPEDAQEMCAAIRAELTELFDADVAAKVRLLYGGSVKASNAAAILKERDVDGVLVGGASLDPAEFANIVKFESHLVTD, from the coding sequence GTGACTACGTCAACCAACGGCACCTTTGACCGTACGCCTTTGATCGCAGGCAACTGGAAGATGAACATGGACCACGTCCAGGGCATCACCCTCCTGCAGAAGCTGGCCTGGACACTGTCCGACGCCAAGCACGACTACAGCCGTGTGGAAGCCGCCGTCTTCCCGCCCTTCACCGACCTCCGGGGTGTGCAGACCCTCGTCCAGGGCGACGAACTGGACATCGTCTACGGCGGCCAGGACCTGTCGCAGTTCGATTCCGGCGCCTACACCGGGGACATTTCCGGCCAGTTCCTGAACAAGCTCGGCTGCAAGTACGTCCTCGTCGGCCACAGCGAACGCCGGACCATCCATGCTGAATCTGACAAAGTCCTGAACGCCAAGGTCAAGGCTGCCTACCGCCACAACCTCATCCCCGTGCTCTGCGTCGGGGAAGGCCTGGAGATCCGCCAGGCGGGCACACACGTCCAGCACACACTGGACCAGCTCCGCGCCGACGTCGAAGGCCTCACCCCCGAGCAGGCGGCCGAACTCGTCGTCGCCTATGAGCCTGTCTGGGCCATCGGCACCGGTGAGGTTGCGGGCCCGGAGGACGCCCAGGAGATGTGCGCCGCGATCCGTGCCGAGCTCACCGAGCTGTTCGACGCTGACGTGGCCGCCAAGGTCCGCCTGCTGTACGGCGGTTCGGTCAAGGCCAGCAACGCTGCCGCCATCCTCAAAGAGCGCGACGTCGACGGCGTGCTGGTGGGCGGTGCCAGCCTTGATCCCGCTGAGTTTGCTAATATTGTCAAGTTCGAGAGCCACCTCGTAACGGACTAG
- a CDS encoding RNA polymerase-binding protein RbpA: MVHTSSGFRGTRVGVIQGAGMKNQGDDPLGEPLPRICVSYWCAMGHETRPVFLKLPDDQIPDLWDCRHCGRPASRNPGAGLPGETPEEGFKTHLEYVKERRSSQDAEDVLAGALERLRAGRRLPD; the protein is encoded by the coding sequence ATGGTGCATACCTCTTCAGGATTCCGCGGCACCCGCGTGGGTGTCATTCAAGGAGCCGGAATGAAGAACCAGGGGGATGATCCTCTCGGGGAGCCCCTGCCACGTATTTGTGTCTCCTACTGGTGCGCCATGGGACACGAGACGCGGCCTGTCTTTCTTAAGCTGCCGGACGACCAGATTCCGGACTTGTGGGACTGCCGCCACTGCGGCCGCCCGGCGTCGCGCAATCCCGGTGCCGGGCTGCCCGGCGAAACCCCGGAAGAGGGCTTCAAGACCCACCTCGAATACGTTAAAGAAAGACGCTCCAGCCAGGACGCCGAAGACGTACTGGCTGGAGCGCTGGAGCGGCTAAGAGCCGGCCGGCGCCTTCCTGACTAG
- the gap gene encoding type I glyceraldehyde-3-phosphate dehydrogenase: protein MTTRIGINGFGRIGRNYFRAALAQGADLEIVAVNDLTSPEALAHLLKYDSVGGRLAETIEVKEGNLVVNGNAIKVLAERDPANLPWKDLGVDIVIESTGFFTKAAAAKKHIEAGAKKVLISAPASDEDITIVMGVNDGLYDPENHHIISNASCTTNCLGPLAKVVNDAFGIERGLMTTVHAYTADQNLQDGPHNDLRRARAAAINMVPTSTGAAKAIGLVLPELKGKLDGYAIRVPVPTGSATDLTVTVSRETTVEEVNATLKKAAESDEWQGILTYTDAPIVSSDIVGDPASSIFDSGLTKVIGNQVKVVSWYDNEWGYSNRLVDLTELVAAKLG, encoded by the coding sequence GTGACGACCCGTATTGGTATCAACGGCTTCGGCCGCATCGGCCGCAACTACTTCCGCGCAGCGCTTGCCCAGGGCGCGGATCTTGAGATCGTAGCCGTCAACGACCTCACCAGCCCCGAGGCGCTGGCACACCTGCTCAAGTACGATTCCGTGGGCGGACGCCTGGCCGAAACCATTGAGGTCAAGGAAGGCAACCTCGTCGTCAACGGCAACGCCATCAAGGTCCTGGCCGAGCGCGACCCCGCCAACCTCCCTTGGAAGGACCTGGGCGTTGACATCGTCATCGAGTCCACCGGCTTTTTCACCAAGGCTGCTGCGGCCAAGAAGCACATCGAAGCCGGCGCCAAGAAGGTCCTGATCTCCGCCCCCGCCTCGGACGAGGACATCACCATCGTGATGGGCGTCAACGACGGCCTCTACGACCCCGAGAACCACCACATCATCTCCAACGCTTCCTGCACCACCAACTGCCTCGGACCGCTGGCCAAGGTTGTCAACGATGCCTTCGGCATCGAGCGTGGCCTGATGACCACCGTGCACGCCTACACCGCAGACCAAAACCTGCAGGACGGCCCGCACAACGACCTCCGCCGTGCCCGCGCCGCCGCCATCAACATGGTTCCCACCTCCACGGGTGCGGCCAAGGCCATCGGCCTGGTCCTGCCGGAGCTCAAGGGCAAGCTGGACGGCTACGCCATCCGCGTTCCGGTCCCCACCGGCTCCGCCACCGACCTCACCGTGACGGTCTCCCGCGAGACCACCGTCGAGGAAGTCAACGCCACGCTCAAGAAGGCCGCAGAGTCGGACGAGTGGCAGGGCATCCTGACCTACACCGACGCCCCGATCGTCTCCTCGGACATCGTCGGCGACCCCGCCTCGTCCATCTTTGACTCCGGTTTGACCAAGGTCATTGGCAACCAGGTCAAGGTTGTTTCCTGGTATGACAACGAATGGGGCTACTCCAACCGCCTCGTGGACCTGACGGAGCTTGTAGCGGCCAAGCTGGGCTAG
- the secG gene encoding preprotein translocase subunit SecG translates to MDVLHVILQILLGITSLLLTLLILLHKGRGGGLSDMFGGGMSSGLASSGVAERNLNRFTIILGVTWGVVIIALGLLMRFTGVADS, encoded by the coding sequence GTGGACGTTCTTCATGTGATTCTGCAGATCCTGCTGGGCATTACCAGCCTTCTGCTGACCCTGCTCATCCTGCTCCACAAGGGGCGCGGCGGCGGCCTGTCGGACATGTTCGGCGGCGGCATGAGCTCGGGGCTGGCCTCCTCAGGCGTTGCTGAGCGCAATCTGAACAGGTTCACCATCATCCTCGGCGTCACCTGGGGCGTCGTGATTATCGCGCTCGGCCTGCTGATGCGCTTCACGGGTGTGGCTGACTCCTAA
- a CDS encoding glucose-6-phosphate dehydrogenase assembly protein OpcA: MIVDLPNTTTSNVSKKIQSLREQGGVIALGRVLTLVVVTKSGLEEEAIEAANEASREHPCRIIVLADAGSSAPNRLDAQIRVGGDAGASEVIVLRGFGELAEESESLVAALLLPDAPIVAWWPHGAPKNASETSIGRIAHRRITDSANEAEPQVALENIRNTYKAGDTDLAWTRLTNWRIQLAAVLDQADSSPVTAVAVEGASDSPSTILLAAWLTLSLDAPVTIVADPAGTGIRRVRLTRPGGDVQLFRPGLSIAELTQPGQPAQRISLPRRSLRDCLAEELRRLDPDEVFGEVITIGLPRTNLRSVRPSER, encoded by the coding sequence ATGATCGTAGACCTGCCGAACACCACCACCTCGAACGTTTCCAAGAAGATCCAGTCCCTGCGCGAGCAGGGCGGCGTGATCGCCCTGGGCCGGGTCCTGACCCTCGTGGTGGTCACCAAGTCCGGGCTCGAGGAAGAAGCGATCGAGGCGGCCAACGAGGCCAGCCGCGAACACCCCTGCCGGATCATCGTGCTCGCCGACGCCGGCTCGTCCGCGCCCAACCGCCTCGACGCGCAGATCCGGGTCGGCGGCGACGCCGGAGCCTCCGAGGTCATCGTGCTGCGGGGCTTCGGTGAGCTCGCCGAGGAAAGCGAGTCCCTGGTCGCCGCGCTGCTGCTGCCCGACGCTCCGATCGTGGCCTGGTGGCCGCACGGTGCACCGAAAAACGCATCCGAAACCTCGATTGGCCGCATCGCGCACCGCAGGATCACCGACTCGGCGAACGAGGCCGAGCCGCAGGTGGCGCTGGAGAACATCCGGAACACCTACAAGGCCGGCGACACCGACCTCGCCTGGACCCGGCTGACGAACTGGCGCATCCAGCTCGCCGCCGTACTGGACCAGGCCGACTCCTCGCCCGTCACCGCCGTCGCGGTCGAAGGCGCCTCGGACTCGCCCAGCACCATCCTGCTCGCGGCCTGGCTGACCCTGTCCCTGGACGCCCCGGTCACGATCGTGGCGGACCCCGCAGGCACCGGCATCCGCCGCGTCCGGCTCACCCGCCCGGGCGGCGACGTCCAGCTCTTCCGCCCCGGACTCTCCATCGCCGAACTCACCCAGCCCGGCCAGCCCGCGCAACGGATCTCCCTGCCGCGCCGCAGCCTCCGCGACTGCCTCGCTGAGGAGCTCCGCCGCTTGGACCCCGACGAAGTATTCGGCGAAGTGATTACTATTGGACTGCCACGTACCAATCTAAGGAGTGTCCGTCCCAGTGAGCGCTGA
- a CDS encoding IS110 family transposase has translation MFEHTFIGLDVHAVNVVGHALNPGTGEIVRHTMGVDPAVVLEWVRRFEPPVKVVYESGPTGFSLARYLQEAGINCVVAASSKLLRAPGDRVKTDRRDAQVLADMLAVGSVTEVRIPDPDEEALRDLSRLRAATAKDLAHSRQRVNAVLLRHGIRYPKVTRWTQEHRAWLLHQHFPELALQFTYDADVEQAELLATHLARIDTQIASRAANCRYTQVIDALMCLRGIRLTTAFGLAVEIGEWTRFTGSSIGSYLGLVPSEESSGQSRHQGPITKAGNTYARSLLIEAAWQHRRPYSRPGDRLLRQFDLVPQQPASGLWKGTTGCIASGDTSTNATRCPSRPTPRSPANSPAGAGLWRPRSSREVA, from the coding sequence ATGTTCGAGCATACTTTCATTGGTCTGGATGTTCACGCGGTCAACGTAGTTGGTCATGCACTGAACCCAGGCACCGGTGAAATTGTCAGGCACACGATGGGCGTCGACCCGGCCGTAGTTCTGGAGTGGGTGCGGCGGTTCGAGCCGCCTGTCAAGGTTGTGTACGAGTCCGGCCCCACCGGGTTTTCTTTGGCCCGGTACCTGCAGGAGGCGGGCATCAACTGTGTGGTGGCGGCTTCTTCAAAGCTGCTGAGGGCCCCCGGCGACCGGGTGAAAACGGACCGGCGGGATGCGCAGGTTCTGGCTGACATGCTGGCGGTCGGGTCGGTCACGGAGGTCCGCATCCCGGATCCTGACGAAGAAGCCTTGCGCGATCTGTCGCGGCTGCGCGCCGCCACGGCCAAGGACCTCGCGCACTCCCGCCAGCGGGTAAATGCCGTCCTGTTGCGCCACGGGATCCGCTACCCCAAAGTTACAAGGTGGACTCAGGAGCACCGTGCGTGGTTGCTCCACCAGCACTTTCCTGAGCTAGCGCTGCAGTTCACTTACGACGCCGATGTCGAGCAGGCCGAGCTGCTGGCCACCCACCTGGCGCGCATCGATACACAAATCGCCAGCAGGGCGGCAAACTGCCGCTACACGCAGGTCATTGACGCACTGATGTGTCTTCGCGGCATCCGACTCACGACAGCGTTCGGGCTCGCCGTCGAGATCGGTGAATGGACCCGCTTCACCGGCTCGTCCATCGGCTCCTATCTTGGCCTGGTCCCCAGCGAAGAATCATCCGGCCAATCACGGCACCAAGGCCCGATCACCAAGGCGGGGAACACCTACGCCCGAAGCCTCCTGATTGAAGCAGCCTGGCAGCACCGGCGCCCCTACTCCCGGCCGGGGGATCGATTGCTGCGCCAGTTTGATCTCGTCCCCCAGCAACCCGCATCCGGGCTCTGGAAGGGAACCACCGGCTGCATCGCAAGTGGCGACACTTCGACGAACGCCACAAGATGCCCGTCAAGGCCAACACCGCGATCGCCCGCGAACTCGCCGGCTGGTGCTGGTCTCTGGCGGCCCCGCTCCAGCAGGGAGGTCGCATGA